CAGAAGATGCTGGGTATCCGCGTGGCGGAGATCACCCTGGGGCGCGTGCGGCTTTTCATCCCCTTCCGGGAGGACCTCATCGGCGACACTCGCCGGCAGGCCATCCACGGCGGGGTCATTTCCACCCTGGCCGATGTCTGCGCCGGTTTCGCCGTCTGGACCCGCTGCGAGCTTTCGGCCCGCATCGCCACCATCGACCTGCGCGTGGACTACCTGCGCCCGGCCACGGCCCAGGACCTCTACGCCGAGGCCACGGTACGCCTGCTCGGCAACCGCGTGGGCAACGCGCAGGTGGTCCTGTGGTCCGACGGCAGCCCGGACGAACACGTGGCCGAGGGCCGGGGCGTGTACAACATCCGCCGGGCCGGCTGACGCGGGTCGGGTGCGCGGGGGCAGAGTCGGGCCGCCGCTACCAGCGGGCCAGCAGGTCCGGCACCATGTCCGGATGGGCCTCGGTGACGAGGAAGCAAAACAGCGTGGCGGCGACGAGGTCGGCCGTGGTGCCCGGGTTGTAGCGGCGGTCGGCGTCGCGAAGGACCTCGTCGAACCGGGCGATGGCCCGGCGGCCGGCCTCGGTATACACGCCGCCGTGCGACAGGACCTCGGTCGCCTGGCCGCAGACGCGCACGGCCGCCTGGCGGTCGAGCTTGCGGGCGATGTCCGTGTCCGGAATCTGGGCCAGGATGGTCAGGAAGGTCTGGACCACGGCCTCGGAAAGCCGGCTCCCCGAGGCCCACAGCGCCGTCAGGCAGGGAAGCCCGACCTCGAAGGTGATGGCGAAATCCGTGACGTATTCGCGGGCCAGGCTGTCGCGGTCCCGGGCCATGGCCATGGCCGCGCGCAGGGTGTAGTCGATGGGCGTGGTGCGCACGTCGCCTTTCTCCACCGTGTCCAGGCCCTGGGGCGCGGCCGCCAGGATGGCCCGGAAGGCCAACTGGGCGTCGCGCACGTCGAGGTCGAGCAGCACCTGCGCCAGGGCCGCGCGCAGCCCTTCGGGGTGGTCGAGGGACGCCGCCTTGACCAGCGGGGAAAGCAGCAGCACGATGCCGATGTTGGTGTTGACGCCGGCCAGGCGCTTGGTGTCGCCCGCGGCGCGCGCGATGATGTCGCCGACCCGGGAGCCGGCCTCGGGGCGAAAGGCCGGGCCCACGGCGGCGGCGCTGACCAGGAAATGGCCGAGGGTAAGCCGGGCGCAGTCCTTGGAGCGGGTCACGTTGCCGGGTTTCTCGGCCAGCACCTCGAAGAGGCAGGCCAGCTGCGCCGCCCAGCCGATCCAGTCGCGACCTGCCGCCGTCATGGGACTTCCTTGGGAAAACGATAAAAAAGCTTGCCGTTTAACTCCGAGTGCATTACGGTGGCACACAAAATCGTGCCCGTCAAGCGGGACCGCCAGGCGGTCCCCGAGGAGACGCCAGCCCAGCCGAATACGTGTCGCCGTACGCCCTTTCCCCCCTCGCGATCATTATAAACACCACCGTTTAGAGGGACAGTCGCGAGGGGAGGCACCACCCCATGTCCCGTCAGTGGAGGGAGTCGACATCCTTCATACAATGTTTCCCGGAAATTGATTCGCGTTTGGGAGCGTATTCGCCCAAAAGCCATCAAGCAGGAGTCAGCCATGACATTGTACAATGAAGATGCTCGACGCGGTTGCGGACACCACACTGACCAAACGGCAAGCCTTCCGACAAACCGCGATACCGTGCTTCCCGCCGCAAGACGGCACGCCCCCCGGCGGCCCGGACGCCTCGGCCTGTCCGGACAGGCCCTGGCCTTGCCGCGTTTTTCTCCCACACCCCCTTGCATGCCGCCCTGGTGGCGGGATCCCGGCCGAACCGGGCCCGGACGGCCCTTGCCGTCAGGCCCCACGGCCATGGCCGGCCACGGGGCCGGGCCGCCCCGGGCCGCCGGCATGTTCCGCCATCCGCCCCAGAGGCTGCCCGGGCCGCACGCCAAGCATGGCGCCGGCGGGGTCTAGGCCGCTTTCCGGCCCGGGAACCGCCCGGCGGCCGCGGGGCCGTCGGCGTCTCCCCCGGACCGGTTGAAGCGTTCGGACTTCGCCGCCCGACCGTGCCGACGGCCGGCCTTGCGCCCGTCCGTCCGGTGCCGGAGGAAAGCTGGCGGCTCGCGCGGGGCATCCCCGTTGGCCGACAGGCTCCCGCTTGCGCCGGAGGCGACACCGCGATCCCCGGACCGTCGGCCGTGGCCGCGTGCCGCGCCTTCCCCGGGAAGGCGCCCCCAAAGCCGGACGAAACGGCCCCGGGCGCCGGAAACGGCGCGGATTTGCAGACCAGACAAGGAGAATCGGCATGCAAGTGCATCAGGACGTCGTGTGTACCTTCTGCGGCTGCCTCTGTGACGATCTGGAAGTCGAGGTGGAAAACAACGCCGTGGTGGGCGTCAAGAAAGCCTGCGCCATCGGCAAGAACAAGCTGCTCCACGACAGCCACCCCGACGCCCCGCCGCCGAGCATCGCCGGCCGCGAGGTGCCCATCGAGGCGGCCATCGACGAGGCGGCCCGCATCCTGTCCCGGGCCCGCTATCCGCTCATCTACGGCTTAAGCAGCACCACCTCCGAAGCCCAGCGGGAACTGGTGGCCATCGCCGAAAAGACCAAGGGGACCATCGACAACCCCTCCTCCTACTGACACGGCCCGGGCGTTCTCGCCCGCCAGCAGGTCGGGCTGGCAACATGCACGTTGGGAGAGGCGCGCAACAGAGCGGACCTCATCATCTTCTGGGGGTGCAACCCGGTCGAGTCGCACATGCGGCACTTAAGCCGCTATTCCTCCCTGGCCAAGGGGCTGTACACCCCCGAGGGCCGCAAGGGCCGCAAGGTGGTGGCCATCGACATACGGCCCACGCCCACCACCAAGGGCGCGGACCTGTTTTTGCAAGTCAAACCCGGCAACACCTTCGAAATCGCTTCGGTGCTGCGCGCCCTGCTGCGGGGCGAGCGCCTGGAGGAGGACGTCGTGGCCGAGGTGGCCGGGGTGCCCCTTTCCTCCTGGCGGGAAGTGGTGGCGGCCATCAAGGCCTGCCGCTACGGCGTGCTCTTCTTCGGCCTGGGCGTGACCCAGTGCCGGGGCAGCGACATCAACGTCGAGCAGCTGGGCCTGCTCGTCCAGGACGCCAACGTCCACACCCGGTTCTACGGCGTGGCCATGCGCGGCCACGGCAACGTCAACGGCAGCAACCAGGTCATGACCTGGCTCACCGGCTACCCGCTGGCCGTCAACTTCAGCCACGGCTACGCCCGGTTCAACCCCGGCGAGTTCAGCGTGCTGCCCATGCTGGCCCGGGGCGAGCCCGACGCCGCGCTCATCGTGGCCACGGACCCCGGGGCGCACCTGCCGGCCGACGCCGTGCGCCACCTGCAATCCATCCCCACGGTGGCCATCGATCCCCACAGGAACCGGACCACGCCCTGGGCCACGGTGGTCATCCCCGTGGCCCCGTCGGGCGTGGCCGCGGCCGGCACGTTCTACCGCATGGACAACGTGCCGTTGCGGGTGCGCAAGCTCATCGAGTCGCCGTACCCGTCGGACGAGGAAGTCCTCAAGGCGATCAAGGAGAAAATCGCGCATGGCCCATCGGCTTGACGGCGCGGTCCTGGGAACGCGGAAGCGACGGGACCCGAAACGGAGGAACCAGCCGTGTCGCAATTGACCGGAGCGCTCATCACCGTCCGGACCGCCAAGCAGGGGGCCGAGATGGAAAACGGCAAGACCAACGAGAAATACCTGGCCGAGATCGCCACCTTGCGCCTGTGCCCGGACGACCTGGCCGCCCTTGGCCTGGCGGCGGGCCAGGGGGCGCTGGTCGCCAGCGCCCATGGCCGCATCGAGGTCACCTGCCGGCCGGCCGAGGGGCCGCGCGGCCTGTTCTTCCTGCCGCTGGGGGAAGTGGCCAACCGGCTTTTCAGCGCCGCCGACACCAACGGAACCGGCGTGCCGCGCTGGAAATACCTGGAGGTGACCGTGTCGCCCTGCCAGGCCCCGGCCGTGGACGGCGAACCCGAGGGAGGCGATCGCCCATGCTGCGCATCATAAACGGCCGCGTGTTCGACCCGGCCAACGGCGTTTCAGGCGAAATCCGCGACATCTTCATCGACGGCGGCCGCATCGTGTCCGGGGAAGGCATCGAGCCGGCCCGGGCCCGGGACATGGAAACCCTCGACGCGGCCGGCTGCGCCGTGCTGCCCGGCGGGGTGGAGATCCACAGCCACATCGCCGGGGCCAAGGTCAACAGCGGCCGCATCATGTGCCCCGAGGACCACTACGGCCACGTCCGGGCGGCGACCGACGTCACCCGGCCCGGCTGCGGCCGCATCGTGCCCTCCACCTACGAGACCGGCTACCTCTATTCCCAGCTCGGCTACACCACCGTGTTCGAGGCCGCCGTGCCGCCCATCGAGGCCCGCCACGCCCATGAGGAGCTCATGGACATCCCCATGCTCGACACGGGCTGCTTCGCGGTCATGGGCAACAACTA
The sequence above is drawn from the Solidesulfovibrio sp. genome and encodes:
- a CDS encoding triphosphoribosyl-dephospho-CoA synthase, giving the protein MTAAGRDWIGWAAQLACLFEVLAEKPGNVTRSKDCARLTLGHFLVSAAAVGPAFRPEAGSRVGDIIARAAGDTKRLAGVNTNIGIVLLLSPLVKAASLDHPEGLRAALAQVLLDLDVRDAQLAFRAILAAAPQGLDTVEKGDVRTTPIDYTLRAAMAMARDRDSLAREYVTDFAITFEVGLPCLTALWASGSRLSEAVVQTFLTILAQIPDTDIARKLDRQAAVRVCGQATEVLSHGGVYTEAGRRAIARFDEVLRDADRRYNPGTTADLVAATLFCFLVTEAHPDMVPDLLARW
- a CDS encoding molybdopterin dinucleotide binding domain-containing protein; this translates as MSQLTGALITVRTAKQGAEMENGKTNEKYLAEIATLRLCPDDLAALGLAAGQGALVASAHGRIEVTCRPAEGPRGLFFLPLGEVANRLFSAADTNGTGVPRWKYLEVTVSPCQAPAVDGEPEGGDRPCCAS
- a CDS encoding PaaI family thioesterase translates to MDFEVLADLIENGLPFQKMLGIRVAEITLGRVRLFIPFREDLIGDTRRQAIHGGVISTLADVCAGFAVWTRCELSARIATIDLRVDYLRPATAQDLYAEATVRLLGNRVGNAQVVLWSDGSPDEHVAEGRGVYNIRRAG